The following is a genomic window from Salvia hispanica cultivar TCC Black 2014 unplaced genomic scaffold, UniMelb_Shisp_WGS_1.0 HiC_scaffold_928, whole genome shotgun sequence.
AAACGTTTTGGATGTTAGTGAAAGTGGGAAGGAAATAAGTTTTGTGGTGGGGGCATGCTTGTAGGCTTGTAGCAATGATAATGATAGGAAAATTggtttttttatgaaattattatattttccagcAAAACATAATAATGGAGGGGGTGGAAAAAGTCGTGATTACTCAATTAATTACTATGTGTTAACAGCcaataattttcttctttgagTCCACACAATTATATCGAGTAacagaaacataaaaaatattttctacaaataatttttaagttgcttcaaattaaatatacgtgttaaataatttttgtgattGTAGAGGGTACAATAATATGTTGGGGACATGAATGTTAAGAGTTAAAATTTTGGGAACTATATTTCCGACTAATTACATGAGTACTAGTTGGTGTATAGTAGAGAAATTATTGAGTTATTTTCAATAAAGtaatcaaaatttggtttGAATACTATTGTTTTCAAAATATGGTGCATCTGTTTCTAAAGTTTCTAAAGTTGGAGTATGATTTTACGTAGTTTCGAAATAATGTTTCGAAAGGGTGAAAATAGTCGCGATTCACatcatttttctcaataaattaagagtggcatgaaataaaagttgaaaatatagAACTGAAAATGCATTTCTTTCGAAActtgaataatttaaatcggtTACATATATTTCTATGCTATAAGCAATTTGCATGTATATACATCCACCTTGCGTATTGGTTTCACCTTCAATATGATATACTCCACTATctactttttacttttaagttttaaataaCTGGCATTGGCTcattttaagtatatatacttatatatgcgatatttaattcaatacCTCATACATATGCATAAgtatgatatttaatttgaaggaGCATTCTTTTCCTCACACCTAAAAACGTCAGCAGACAGAACCctgtagttttattttatttcagttcACATATCCCCtttattatactagtactaaaaatagtactaatacttaaaaaatgatatcTATTCTTTCCATATCATAACGAGAAACAAAGTATTACGCTATATTGCAAGCGTTATAATACTATAAGTGATTAATTATCAATCCATAGCTCATCAAACACTAATgtattagaatattaaaaaatcaaagtataaaGTAGGAGCTAGTGATATTTATCtcttacaattattttttgagttaAATATATTCACTATCAACTCAGACCATTCCATGTAGTACTAACTTTTACACTTAGAAGGGTAAAACGTCTTgtctaataatttaaaattaccccatgcacaaaaaaaaaaaataatacttcctccgctCCATTAAAGTACATTTTTatcggcatgagttttaaaagtaaaaatgtaaaaaaaattaagagaacttgacccatttttttatattgattttatataaaatgtggttaattgagttagtggaatgtgagacctacttagagcatccccaaTAAGAAAGGTAAATGGAGAAgtaaactaatataactaccatatttatatttccctttaaaaaaacattcccCGGAAGAGGTATTTGAAAAGGGAaacattttcccattttaaaGGTATTTTTCCTCCCCTTGATGAAGggtaaaatatataaaattttttaccctttttttccaaaaaatcattctccaaggggaaggtatttgagaaggtattcactttattttttttaatgcttttttttattttttttattttttttaaatgatattcaTGTTTTTTACCCTGGAGTTAGATTGATTTTAAAAAGGTATATTGCTTTTTTGAGAATATAAACatgaattcttttttttttaccttccCCCTTTTGggaattattcttattatttatagtaaaaaaaaagtgtatttCTTTTGGTGAGggtgaaataaaaaagtgtctcaaaatttggggaaatgggtaagtaaaaaaatttaaaattccccaatacaaaaaaaaaagaaagaaagaaagaattattgatttatttaaattcatttatctcttattattattatgaatacaattagATAATTTTACAAACTCTGATGTTGATGGAAAACTATTTAACCTCCCCCAAAACATCCAATCACCCCTCGCCGTGGCAAAGAGAACCCATGCCCCCTTTAACGGCCCCAACAAACTACCCTCACAAAACCGCAAACGGCAGATATTCCCCATCATTCCAGGCCGTTGCCCTTTTCCCCTACCCGCGCAATCCAACGGGGGGGGACCACCCCACCGCTAACCAACATAAAATTGCCACTTTCCCGGAAAAAGTACCTGAATCGCCGGTCCCCAAACCCAACAACAAAATCTCTCCTCCGTTTCGAGTTTCCTCTTTCGCCCAAAAATTTTTCATCCTTCTCTTTCCCTTGTCGACCGTACAAatcctttttttcctttttaattggTTCAAATCTTCGTTTTCCGaaaatttttttctatgtgtttgattattatttaagTTGGAGGGAAAGCTCTGTATTAGAATAAGGGTTtgaattggattttttttttttttaaaaaattgtgatcTATTAGTCTGAAGTTTGCTTTGTTaatttttcttccaatttTTGGGGGGCATTTGGATTCTGATCTAATgcttaattattgaaaaattgatGCATTTTTGCTTAGGAACTTGAAGGTGGGGTTTGAATTGATAGTGTATTTGAAAAAgggtttatttcttttttagtcgGAAAGGGGTTTATCTTGTTTAATGTCTTGGGGGGAATATGGCGGGGATAGTGATAATTTCCCCAATTTATATTTGGAGGGGATTTAGGAGGATAGTGGTGAGGGTTTTTGTGGTGAAAGCGAGACTTTGGAGGAAAAAAGGGGTGATTCAagcaaatttaatttaaaccaCCAGCCATTCGATGAGCACTGCGCGGCCCTGCAAATTTGATGGTAAAAACTCATTTGTGTGATCTGATGCAAAATTTCTTGATCATGTGCTTGTTTAAGTGAATAGTGGGAATAATGATTGTGTTGGGGGTTTTATGAGTTcaaaaacttaatttatttattccctACTTGGTTCTGGTTTTTTATGGTTGGTTATTGAAGTTCTGTATCATGTGTATATAACTGGGATTTGGAGAGGCATCTATGCTTACCTCAACATTGGCAAAAACGAGGGTGTGTGGTCGATGTTAAGAAGTATGGAATATTTTGATGAGTTTCGTGTTAAAATCTTTTGTTTAATGTGCTTACATATTCTATGTATCTTTATCCATCAGGATCTTAATCTTGGAGGGATTGGAACGAAATCACCTTCAGAGATAAAATCGAGCTTCCTACCAGTTCTTCGGTCTGAAGCTGCGCTGAGAAAGGACCGAAGCCATCTATGGAGGATTTACATATCTGCATAGATAACTTGCCTCAGTATTTAGGCGAAGGAGAAGTTGCAGATATCCCTTCGCCTGGAGCTTTTTATGGGGTAAGTGGAAACTGAAATGAGAGCATATTTACTGACTTCAGATTGCAGTAAACACGTGGCGGTTTAGAACCTATTGTGTGACATAGACTAGACCGTATGCTTGCTTTAATATTGAGACAACGATTTGGCATTACATGGACATTTGTTATGGGAAATAACGTGTCGAGTTCATATCATGTATTCATGTGTGTATCGACTATGGCTTGAACTACTATTTGTTTGTTTAGGACAGCCTTAATTAGTTTCCCACCTAATCCCAAGTATCCTTCTTTAGACTGTGGATCATTAGTATGATTATGTCGTCCTGTCCTGTCTCGTCTCGTCTTGTCTCATTCTCTTTGTTTTATATGATAACTGAGTTCTATATTTCATAGTAGGCATTTGGGATCTGGAATGATGTAGTTTCCCCCTTAATTTTAACTATCCTTCTTTAGATCGTGATGTTCGAGTATCTTCGACAGGTGAAGTACTCTGGAGCATTAAGACTCTTTAACCTCTGTTCTTTCAATCTATTCTCGGAGTTTTCTCTAATTATTGGTCACATTTTATGCGAAGCAGGTATTTGATGGCCATGGAGGTATAGACGCTGCATTCTTCGTCAGGGAGAAGCTTCTTAAATTCATCGTTGAAGATTCGTTCTTCCCTGTTTGTCTGGAAAAAGCAATCAAGAGCGCGTTCCTCAGAACAGACTATGCATTTTCTGATGACAGTTCCCTCGACATATCGTCTGGCACCACGGTGTTGACTGCATTCATATCCGGGAGGTAAGATAAGCTACCTAGTTCGTGTATGGTTGTGTATAAATCGACTGCAGAGTCATAAGGTTTTGTTCCATTTGCAGAAAACTGATAGTTGCAAATGCGGGAGATTGTCGAGCTGTGCTGGGCAAACGCGTAGGGCCATTGAAATGTCGAAAGACCACAAGCCTAACTGCAAATCCGAAAAATTAGAATCGAGAAGCTAGGCGGAGCTATATACGATGG
Proteins encoded in this region:
- the LOC125200357 gene encoding LOW QUALITY PROTEIN: probable protein phosphatase 2C 27 (The sequence of the model RefSeq protein was modified relative to this genomic sequence to represent the inferred CDS: inserted 2 bases in 2 codons); this translates as MEDLHICIDNLPQYLGEGEVADIPSPGAFYGVFDGHGGIDAAFFVREKLLKFIVEDSFFPVCLEKAIKSAFLRTDYAFSDDSSLDISSGTTVLTAFISGRKLIVANAGDCRAVLGKRXRAIEMSKDHKPNCKSEXIRIEKLGGAIYDGYLNGQLSVSRFGRLAHEKAEGSASPLSAEPELQDMLLGEDDEFLILGCDGLWEVMSSQCAVTIARKELMLHNDPEQCSRELVREALKRDTCDNLTVVVICFSPDPPPRIEIAPSRVRRSISAEGLNLLKGALEGNL